The nucleotide window aaaagttattAGCACTTATAAAACTATTAAATCGCACTGTCTTTGATTCGTACAAGGATTTACTTattaaataaacttaaaatacgaacaaaaaatatttttaaactggacctagcatcacttgaaagaatcatgaaaaataatcaaCTAACCTTATCATCTATGAGAACCATTTCTATGTAAACCGTCTTACTCTTGTCAAATTTAGATGGAACTTTCCATAACATTATAATTCTTACcattatttttcaaactttttcatcACATAATCTACCATAGGTAATACTATTGATAGAATCGTAGCTAGTAACCATTAGGtatgattttatatatatgattttttttattctacaatcgtgcaataattttttattttttatatccatGTATATTCTCCAATCCCCATTTATACGCatgattaacaattttttttaaatagtgatgttttaactttttttctttaacGTATTTTTGTATGTTAGCAAAAAAAGCAAAATTATGTAttgtgactttttttttttaccacattttaatcttaattaatGAATCTTGTGTCCacacaatataattaaacttttaatcACTCTAATCTATTGATGAGTTATACTTCTCTTAATAATTGCATTACTAATCTGAAATACAAAAAAAGTGATACATATatccaagaaagaaaataaacttaaaagtcgaaaaaaagaaattttatattaaaaaatttgaataacaTATCCAAGAAGAATagtcgtaatatataaattgatgtaacaatttaaatttctctaaaactaatttaatcaaataccaaaattagaactaaattacttaaataatatttaatctattgTAGTCCTTATACATGTATAAATTAGAGTCATTCTCGTAACGACAACCAACTAAAGCAACATCATAAGTTTGAACATTTAGAATTCATGCAAATTCAGACAATTCCCTTGTTAAATAAGTTTCATCATCCGTTATCCATGCAATGCGGCAAGGTATAGAATTATCACATCGAGAAACTAAACCGACCTTTATTCCCTTCAGTGGCATTACATTGATGCAAAAGAATGTTGGTaatttccaaataaaaaatcacaatatgttataaaattattttaattatgaaaagtttaaaataaaaaaatttgaatatattacCAATAGTTGAAATTGCATCTTCGAGTTTGACACGAATTTACCAAAACTGAACTTAAATTGAGGGAATTCAATCTTATTATGTGCTCCACTTCGACGATTTCTGGGCAGACGTAGAAAGCATGGAGGGGATGGAACTTGAACTTGGCTACAAAGCTCTGTGGAAACAAtttctcaataaaaaaattgagatccttccaaaaaaattaattttacccGTATTCTATTAGGTTGGTCATAATATGTGAATAGATCCAACCATCCTTCAATAAAATAGAGTTTACTGACCCTTCCGTTTGACGCTTACATCCATGTAATTAGAACTCGAATAAGTGAATACAACTTGAGTTGATATTTGATGGATGTGGTGCATTGTAAATGATTGTGGCAAAAAAATAATTGCACTGAAACATTAGATGAAAAGAATAAGTTGGAGTAAGAACAATCATTAAATTATCAAGCGAATAATATATTAGAATGAATATATAAAagatactataaaaaatataaattgtaccttaaaaggatcaacttagatgaaaaatgaagaatacattcttattctatgaagtagttaaggaagaataataaatttaaaaaatttgtggaCTCTTAGATCTAGACTCACGAACCACAAAAAACACTATATATAGCCTTtattagaacaaaaataattatataaattagttattattgggttaattttttattatttacgttATACATCATATATTTGCCataattaaataagtcattatcatatcatatacatttttctcatgattataatcatagatttttgttttaattttttaaggtaGATATCAATATCAACTTGTCAAAaattatgattaatttaaaattatattataatgattaaaaattaaaattattgacaaTTAATATAATTGTGTATTAAATGCTGATTTGatgtataattataaaaaaatattgacaattaacataattatgtattaaatgCTAATTTGATGCATAATGATTgacaattaatataattatgtagaaaataaagtataacaactaaaattaaatttgttaactAATTGAAGTTAGGTAGACAATGTTTAacaattattttagtatttaattattgatatctattattatcattattattattatcaatataaatgAGTCACCATTAACGTAACAATTTACCACTAGTAAAATTATTGCGTAatgaataagaattaaaatgTATCAATAGTAAAAGCAAATGGAATGATGACTTTAATTAGTTGTCTTTTTACAACTAACGACGCctcataagaagaaaaagaattgttgtaaaagctatccaataaaagaataattggTAAACAAATGATACTTTCTTCTAGCATACACGGTCTTTTatagtggtaaaataaaaatgattgataattagtttaataatgtattaaatattaattttatataattataataaagatattttttaaaattagtataattatgcattattcattaaaatgattaaaaatattttcgattgaTAATttataagtagtttaataatgtattaaatattaattttatataattataataaagattttttttaaattagtataattatgtattctttattaaatgtatttattttgGAAGGAAAATGAATTTATGAAAAATTGACCCTCATTTTTATTAGTCGGAAAAAAttcaactgaaaaaaaaaatcagttttagTAGAGTACTGCTAGCAAGCCAATGGTTTAAGTGTACAATGTGTAAAATGGGTTATTGATCTTTTAGATCTAGAGTTTTAATACcatgttataaaaaaaagtaatactaatagttatatttctaatattccctaaatttttattatacacagtgtacaaatattccattagTTATTTATACTTTAtcattttagtatattaagaagaagtagattttataatttctcCTTCCACGCCCGTTTCCCTCATTTAGTTCCTTTATTATTGTGTGTGCCCGGCAAAAGAAAAAGTGTTAAGATTATTAGTAGTTACTCTTCTCTTATGAATTAAAGAATCTTATGCGTCAATTTCAACTACACTGAGGCATCAAGAGAAAGATGGAGGGAATAGAGCACAGAATAGTGGAAGTAAACGGCATCAAGATGCATATAGCAGAAAAAGGAGAAGGCCCTGTGGTGCTGTTCCTCCATGGCTTCCCGGAGCTTTGGTACTCCTGGCGCCACCAGATTCTAGATCTCAGCTCCAAAGGCTACCGCTGCGTCGCTCCCGATCTCCGCGGCTACGGCGACACCGATGCTCCACCTTCCATCACAAGCTACACCAGTTTTCACATTGTGGGTAACATAACAATATCCATGCTTTATAATTAGGGTTATATATAGTTTTATAAAGGTTAAATTAGTTTGTTAGTGAATAGTTAAggtagtttttcaaaaaaaagtaattaggttcataaatttctaattaaatatctaaattttaaaatcttttaattagATCCTTAGATTAATTTGGAATGTgcaattacttttttttacagTAAACCTTATTAAAATGTTTTTATCCATTTTGCATCACtagaaaataattaagttaaatatttttggatGGATAAGAGTGTGATTCTAAATTTATGGCTGGCATAgaaatttagttaaaaacttttaaaatatatctaGACACTTAATTACagatttgataaaataatagagactaataaaataatttctttttataaaaaacaaatattatatacactattttttatatactttttactTTGATGAAAGATAAcaaatttattttctcaatcatgcatattttttatagaatacctactaaaatacaaaatataaacaaatacaTATTACCTAATTTAGTAAtggatttaataattaatttttttaatagataatATTTTGTCTTTAATTTCATACCGTAAAAGATATAGAGAAATGTACACAAAGTAGAACAAacattaattatcttttacaaGTAAGCTATGAATACTCACATGATATATGAAATTATGAACACTTCACTATTTaaggaaataaattaataatagaataaaaccaacatttttaaattttccaaATCCAAAATCGGAATGTTtttacaaagtaaaaaaaaaatttacttaaaaacatattgaagaaagaaaaaaaataaaaaagagaaactcTTGGGAGCTAGCAATTTTCAGTATTTTTGGCCAGGATTTGATCAGTATAAACACTAAATTgtctttaacaaataaattttactagcGCACAAATTCTGAAAAATGTGGGTGCAAACTGTATTGATTTATGTGTGCAAACTCCTGTAAATCTATGTGTAAACTATATGCTTCTTGTATGCAAAACTCCTGTAAGTATGAGTGTAAATTATTGCTAAACatggccaaaaataataatatttaccgATTATGTAGTATtgctcattaaaaaaaaaatcataaatctagCAGTTTATGGTTATAGCTGAAATATTTGTGATATGAATTGTGATATTAGGTGGGTGACCTTGTTGCGCTTATAAAATGGCTGGGTGTTGAACAAGTGTTCTTGGTAGCACATGATATGGGTGCCATAATGGGTTGGTACTTTTGCATGTTTCGACCTGAAATTATCAAAGCCTATGTATGCCTTAGCGTCCCCTTTGTCCGAAGGAACTTCAAAGTTCCCACCGTTGATGCCATGCGTGCAATTTATGGAGATGACTATTATATCTGCAGATTTCAGGTTCCACTCTTCTCATCTAAAAGGTTAAACTGGTATAGAAATTTAAAACATCATATCTCTCAAAAAGTTAAATTATAGATGAAAAGAGACCATTATATCGTATTCTCCTTTTTAAGGAATAAAATGCGACACGAGTGATTATTTATATCCTAGTGTATTAATATAGTAGTTATTGACATACGTGTTGATTTACTCTTTTATTAATCGTATTTGTacgtataaataataaaaatataattagttgAGATGACATGTagcttaaaatttaattaagagaTTATGTATTTAAGTTTTGAGGGGAAACAATACtgtcatttttatttatgataatgTCACTTTGCATATGATATTTTTACACTGTATATTACACAGCGTAAACAGTATACAGTGTAAAACTGTCATATATGTTTGCAtgaatttcttaaaaaataggAGTGACGTTATTAAAATAGAAGTGACaactcacaaaaaaaaaaaaagaagtgacaATATTCACTTctaaacaaaaatgttatttgcacactaaaattagttatagtTTAACTTAtaatgtgtattttgtatttcaatatGCATTTTATATTGATGGTtaattttagtgattaattttgatatacacctaacataattatttttgaaaataaaaaaatatattgataaaGAATGCTATGTGTATACCAAACCAGCTACTATAtaattatgtataaatatatataatgtttaatttatttttaatgcgtATTTTGTATTcaaatatgtatatatgtattttatattagtagctGATTTTGAATTGCACATAGTAGTTGTTACAAGATATATAGAACCTGTCAGCTGTGACTATGTTTCTTAATGTGATCTCACGATCCAAATTTATTTGGTTTCTGACTGTAATAGCACTCTCTTTGCTGGTGGCAATAGGAACCAGGAAAAATGGAAGCAGAGATGGGTGAAGTTGGGACTGAGTATGTGTTGAAGAACATCCTCACCACACGCAAGACGGGTCCTCCGATCCTTCCCAAGGGTGAGTTTAGAACTGGCTTCAATCCTGATATGAAAGAAGCATTGCCATCTTGGCTCTCACCGCAAGATTTAGCTTATTACGTCTCCAAATTCGAAAGCACAGGCTTCACTGGTGGATTGAATTACTATAGGAATTTCAACTTGTAAGTTCTCTGATCTGcaatattttattcttcctGCTTGTTTAATCTTGTTTTAGATggtaagaaaattaaatttcttattATCAATATGAACATCTGATCATTTGATTCCTGAaagattgaaattaaatataCCAACAAATATGTCTCTCAAAGATGTTTCATTAGTTATTAATAGGATAGATCCTAATGACCAATTCCATTTTTTTTAGCTATTAATTCTATAGTTTTCGGagtattagtaaaaaaaaaaagtgtagttGAAACTTATTTAGCAAAACAATTTTTAAGGATTAGTTGATcagaatattaattttttattagtactAAATATGCTGGTATATTGGTCATTTAAAAACCACGTAAGAATATAATATCTTCTAGGAGTAAATTTTGTGTCTTAATTAATTTGTTCAAGATCAAAttagtatgttttttttttaaaaaaattattgaactcTATAGCCCTCATCAGGTATCATGGGAAGATAAC belongs to Arachis duranensis cultivar V14167 chromosome 8, aradu.V14167.gnm2.J7QH, whole genome shotgun sequence and includes:
- the LOC107463025 gene encoding uncharacterized protein LOC107463025, translating into MEGIEHRIVEVNGIKMHIAEKGEGPVVLFLHGFPELWYSWRHQILDLSSKGYRCVAPDLRGYGDTDAPPSITSYTSFHIVGDLVALIKWLGVEQVFLVAHDMGAIMGWYFCMFRPEIIKAYVCLSVPFVRRNFKVPTVDAMRAIYGDDYYICRFQEPGKMEAEMGEVGTEYVLKNILTTRKTGPPILPKGEFRTGFNPDMKEALPSWLSPQDLAYYVSKFESTGFTGGLNYYRNFNLNWELHAPWSGVKIKVPVKYIAGELDMVYTSLGMKDYVHGGGFKEDVPNLEEVIIQKGVAHFNNHETAEEISNHIYDFIKKF